A genomic region of Roseateles amylovorans contains the following coding sequences:
- a CDS encoding Dps family protein has translation MAKKSATAPASAKGVPSINIGISDKDRAAIAQGLSKLLADTYTLYLTTHNFHWNVTGPMFNSLHAMFMGQYTELWNAVDPIAERIRSLGHAAPGSYGQFAALSSLKDAPATPPKALEMVRILVEGHEGVARTARALFPIVDKAGDEPSADLLTQRLTVHEQTAWMLRSLLEDR, from the coding sequence ATGGCCAAGAAATCCGCCACCGCCCCCGCTTCGGCCAAGGGCGTTCCGTCCATCAACATCGGCATCAGCGACAAGGACCGGGCCGCCATTGCGCAGGGTCTGTCCAAGCTGCTGGCCGACACCTACACGCTGTACCTGACCACCCACAACTTCCATTGGAACGTGACGGGTCCGATGTTCAACTCGCTGCATGCGATGTTCATGGGCCAGTACACCGAGCTGTGGAATGCGGTCGACCCGATCGCGGAACGCATCCGTTCGCTGGGGCATGCGGCGCCGGGGTCCTACGGCCAGTTCGCCGCGCTGAGCTCCCTCAAGGACGCGCCCGCCACGCCGCCCAAGGCGCTGGAGATGGTGCGCATCCTGGTCGAGGGCCATGAAGGCGTGGCCCGCACCGCGCGCGCGCTGTTCCCGATCGTGGACAAGGCCGGCGACGAGCCCAGCGCCGATCTGCTGACCCAGCGTCTGACCGTGCATGAGCAGACCGCCTGGATGCTGCGCAGCCTGCTCGAAGACCGTTGA
- a CDS encoding phosphate acetyltransferase: MTSAHPHYDRLLEAVHPLPPLRVAVVHPCTEVALQAALEAADLGLIEPVLIGPAAKIKAAATAGDVDLSRFTLHDAPHSHAAAEAAVALALRGEIDAMMKGSLHTDELMAAVVRREGGLRTARRISHCFVMDVPGHAQPLIISDAAINIAPTLEEKVDIVQNAIDLAHALRLPEVRVALLSSMETVNPKVPSTMDAAALCKMADRGQITGAQLDGPLAMDNAIDVDAARIKGIVSPVAGRANVLIVPDLDAGNMLAKSLSFLAHAYAAGVVLGAKVPIVLTSRADSRPARLASCAVAALLAEARRAGRIKAVG, encoded by the coding sequence ATGACCTCAGCCCATCCCCATTACGACCGGCTCCTCGAAGCGGTGCACCCGCTCCCGCCCCTGCGGGTGGCCGTGGTTCACCCCTGCACCGAGGTGGCCCTGCAAGCGGCGCTGGAGGCGGCGGACCTGGGCCTCATCGAGCCGGTGCTGATCGGCCCGGCAGCGAAGATCAAGGCGGCGGCGACGGCGGGCGATGTGGACCTGTCGCGTTTCACCCTGCACGATGCGCCGCACAGCCATGCGGCGGCGGAGGCTGCGGTGGCCCTGGCGCTGCGGGGCGAGATCGACGCGATGATGAAAGGCAGCCTGCACACCGATGAGCTGATGGCGGCGGTGGTGCGCCGGGAAGGCGGCCTGCGGACCGCGCGCCGGATCAGCCACTGCTTCGTGATGGATGTGCCGGGCCATGCGCAACCGCTGATCATCTCGGACGCCGCGATCAACATCGCCCCCACATTGGAGGAGAAGGTCGACATCGTGCAGAACGCCATCGACCTGGCCCATGCGCTGCGGCTGCCCGAGGTGCGGGTGGCGCTGCTGTCGTCGATGGAAACCGTCAATCCGAAGGTGCCCTCGACGATGGACGCGGCCGCCCTGTGCAAGATGGCCGACCGCGGGCAGATCACTGGCGCCCAGCTGGATGGGCCGCTGGCGATGGACAACGCGATCGATGTCGACGCGGCCCGCATCAAGGGCATCGTCTCGCCGGTGGCGGGGCGGGCCAATGTGCTGATCGTGCCGGACCTGGACGCCGGCAACATGCTGGCCAAGAGCCTGAGCTTCCTGGCGCACGCCTATGCGGCGGGCGTGGTGCTGGGCGCCAAGGTCCCGATCGTGCTCACCAGCCGGGCGGACTCCCGCCCGGCCCGGTTGGCGTCCTGTGCGGTGGCGGCCCTGCTGGCGGAGGCCCGACGCGCCGGCCGCATCAAGGCAGTGGGCTGA